The genomic interval gcgcgagagatcgttTCCGTCGCTTTCCGCGATTGCGCAGATTAATAAGCCtgagcgcgcgcgcacgtcacatcgggaagcaatcgcgcactcagatcagttggacgtggttgtgtataagaggtaaaaacgatataaatactgttcgttttcttacacaatccgctcgtttcgtgtattaggtcatcaatgtgtactaacgatggggaattgtttaatttggactcctctgtgcatgctctttgaggtggtgaccatagacctccattatgtgagtcacagacaagaacggttggacctaaaaatatcaaaatgggaaatactgaggaaacagagaaacctacatcttggatgtccttgaggtaagctaaaacataccaaaatttaatttgagagtgaactatccctttaatagcaATATTGTGACAACTTACCAACAAGTCTTACATACACAATTGCTGAAAGAAATTTATACTTgaattcagcaagaatgcattaaattgatcaaaagtgacattaaagaccattattaaaagatttatttttaaatgaatgttgtttttaattttattttttatcaaagaatcaagaaaaacaaaatttatcatgatttccacaaaaacattacacCGTACAACTTTAATAataaccagaaatgtttcttgaggttATTTTTAATCAGAAAAATTTAAGCTTGGCTgagcaaaacatttaaaatattttcaaacccAAACTTTTCTAACCATGGATGTGTGTTGTCACAATAATTTGTGCTgttattgtacattttattaaattctaTACATAATCAGACAATAATACCGACCTCAAACTTGAGAATGATAGTGTATGTTGCTCGTGTCACTGTGATATTATGCTGTTGTTTCAGGCGTACGCATGGCCGCTTCACGCTCCTCCACGCAGGAAGTTGCTTCAGTCTCGAGGAATGTTGCTGTATTCTCCTCTGAGTGTTTCTTACAACGGAAAGACCTGCATCCTCTTCAGAGCCCGCAAACTGGCCATCAGGTACAGGAATCACAGTTTAGTGGACCTCACAGAGAGGACCTTCAGCCCAGATGCACCGGTGGACACCAAAGGCTCCTTCTGCAGCAAAGACAAAGCCATGTGAGTTCagcatgtacattttttttttttttttttttttttactagattgTCTCATGAAAATAggtatagaaatgtaaaaaaaaaaaaaaacttttttttctacttaATATCGTAATGCATTTTTGTTTGCATAGAGTGAAATATTATCTGAACATATTCCATATGTAAATGTTCAAAGCCTGACCCAGCTAAAAACTACCTCAGCCTGATGTACAACTGAGCAGGAAAATTTGAAAGCTAATGAATTTACACGTTTGACTTGATggctatttaataatattttgacatattttattattatccagACTCAATCTACGTTTCGGCGATGTGGAAGATCTAAGAGGCCTCGCTATCAGGTTATtccttatttatttcatataaatttttttaaattattaatttttttattcatgccatttttaattagtttttatgaCTACATtccctaaaatataaaaaataataattgtatataaaaatacaattttagttattttatatttatactctACACCACTACAAAACAGTGATTTTACATTTAAGCGATATGACAAAAGGCACCAATGTTTcataattatgttttatatttaatattcaaatattttaatattaacatcTTAATATCGTAAagagtttttttaataatatcgTAGTCAGTCACAAACAGATTTGGATTTTAATGGaataaaattcaaatttattAAAACCTCTTCATAATGTTTTATAGAAGGTTAATGGTGTCCATTTGTAtcagattaattttattttttgtcctcaCAGATGTGTCAATATTAGTTCATGTACAGTATCTTCAAATGTAGTTCATATATATTGGTGTGTGCTAGTAAACAATCAGTTTGCACTTCTCATCGAAGaacagaaattatttttaaaatgctttgcaGTGAGATAAAGATTTGATTATTCCCACAGACTACAGATGTCAAACACATTCTACGAGTCTGCGGGACAGAACTGGTTCACTCTGGATAATGTTTACATCCATTATAACTGGACACACGAGGCCGTGTTCAACGCTACAGATGTGTACGCGCCCTCCACCAACTCCTATCACTGCCAGCACGTCAGCAGTCTGCAGAAGTACGACACGCTGCTGGTGCCCAGCGCCAACACTGACAACGCCGCAAGCTGGCACATAACCTTCACTGACTTCCAGGTTGGCAGGCATCTCTTTCCCTCCATCCTCCGCTGATAAGCGCCTCATACTGGAGTTGTAGCATCTTGCGCTGTATTTTTAGCCTCTGGTGGGTGTAATGTGGTTACACAAGCATGTGGTTTGGCGTGAGAACAGCGTCTTTTTAAAAAGCTCACAGTCCAGAGTGTGTGGAAGAACACGAGGAGTTTAGGTaaaattaaatgctttttaatttgGAATATAGAAAACTATGACTTATATTCTGCTTTGCCTGGAACTTCTCTGGATATTTCTACATTACGGAGAAGTAGAAAACAATACTTTGTCAAGTAGAAAACAGATAAaatagacagatggacagacagacagatacagacagatagatagatagatagatacagactgatagacagatatatagacagatagatacagactgatagacagatatatagacagacaaacagacagatagatagatagatagatagatagatagatagatagatagatagatagatagatacagaccgattgacagatagatagatacagactgtTCGGTTCTTTAAGAATATCCCCACCGAACGGGGCGTCAGGAGAGGACACGTTGTTACAACTCGTTGTGGGGTTTTATTTaccctgatttatttttcataaacaattgattagtccacacacatcagcaggttataaacctggagaaatggagaggttacaatgtaaacaacaatattgatagccacatacataatataccataaaatctgaatataaatatatattacatattataacatatacaaatataagtaaaatataaatttcaatatagtcagtatttaatcttataaatatcataatatacttagtatttaaactaaatgactacacaaagcacatgcatattaacacagaaatgcaacaacttcacacacaccaaatatacaatgtcaatgttacacattaaaccaatagcgttctcagtctgttgactcaaagtgaaaacagtgagtgtagttctaagtggcatcgctgagcatagtaatccattacaaaatgtaaagtgatcaactacattacccatccagcactgcaaacaggaagtaactcgtgtgacagtgaaacgctccaatttcaaacatttgcctTTTATATAGCCACGGATACTATCGAGCCGACAATATTAAACATCAGACCGCACACAAGGTTTTATCAGCGTGACCAAAGTAACAGTTTTCAATCATACAAACCGCGCACATGTAACGGCAGCACAGCAGTAACGCAACAGACAACAAACTCAATGGATAAAAACAGCAGCTTACCGGTGGCGCATCTCTCCTGACGAGACAACATGCCAAAATGAATACTCGCTCCCGCTTATAGCCCGCGCTCATTCATTACTGGATTTAACACACCTGTTTGGGATTTGACTGGTCTGTGCTTCAATCAGGTAAGTGAAACCTCCCACCTATTATCCTGCGTTACATTACGAACACCCGTGACATAGTGAACGCGACacagaccgatagatagatagatagatagatagatagatagatagatagatagatagatagatagatagatagatagatagatagatatacagatagatagatatacagatagatagatacagatagatagatagatagatacagacagatagatacagacagacagacagatagatagatagatagatagatagatagatagatagatagatagatagatagatagacagacagatagacagatacagACCGATAGACAGAtagcagtgatgcgcgggttgatccgaaaTGAGCGGGTGTCTGCGGTCatccgcggttacgagtcatccaaaaatatttttaatgatattcgggtcacgGTCAGTCAGGTCGTTTGAaatacctttgtaatttatatattactAGACACAATtgagaaatacataggcctacactttattggctgaataactggcacgaATAGAGTGACCATCTGTCCCGCAATTTTAACCTTTGTCCCGCCTCATTCAAATTGagctgtcccgctttttcattcgaccctgcctaataaatacgcggatacgtccataggcgtactgttaactaggtccaatagttcagaggagagcaataaacgcgttagtcgataggctgactcgtacgtcaatcaaactgttgactggtgcacgaacgccttctcaacaatctcaaattggagagcgcgcGCTGTAcggtcaggttaagcagccatAGACAGTGTgtgtggccacgaaaaagagaagatgcacttttaatagcgaatggaccgctacatagcctactcttggttaagacctgtagatggcaaagcagagagagctttttgcattttatgcaaaagcagtttttcagtgggacatggtggagaatacgacgtgaagcgacatggtgcatgtgagtaccacagaaaaaaagcacatcaataaacatgcaaatcagtgcaatcgttttacaataaaccaaaagacccacaggctgacaaagtttgggcagcagaggtgacgagcatttatcatgccgtacatgactgcagtaacaagttagtcccagtaatttttccagattctgaaataatagctaagaaaaaagctggagaaactttgggtgatattttgggacaggtagtgtcttaatcttttagtcggtgggtttaaaaagaaatataggtaatatattacagaaaacttgaaatgtctacttttaaacgaacatattcaaaccaaaataaataggctctGATTatataatccatatgaaatgtgcaccGCATcgacaacttcatctttgcagccaCACAGAAAGCACCAGTTTATTACGAAACAATTAAATGAGTCTTGCTTatttaaacacattcataatcaccactttaaccggttctttgtggcaagccttatgtgtgcggtcataacgcttattatgtTGAAGGCTATagtctatttaagtaattaaattaatataaaggggtgacgcatttactacttttaaataatgcgggtcaggaagcgggtcgggtacaatattttctttttctttttttgcagtccgagttgcgggcgggttagttgaaaacatcgaactggtgcgggttgtttatacattgacccgcgcatcactgatagatagatagatagatagatagatagatagatagataga from Carassius carassius chromosome 44, fCarCar2.1, whole genome shotgun sequence carries:
- the LOC132126693 gene encoding V-type proton ATPase subunit S1-like protein, whose product is MASTRRPMSLALFSFVFSFLQISSSYEQLSAFVEGSSDDAPSQDIRFQQNEVDADGSVFAAEVRLRRALQAYAWPLHAPPRRKLLQSRGMLLYSPLSVSYNGKTCILFRARKLAIRYRNHSLVDLTERTFSPDAPVDTKGSFCSKDKAILNLRFGDVEDLRGLAIRLQMSNTFYESAGQNWFTLDNVYIHYNWTHEAVFNATDVYAPSTNSYHCQHVSSLQKYDTLLVPSANTDNAASWHITFTDFQIQAFNVQSSKFAAASDCATFFTPAILMGLITSLILLLVLAYALHMVVHLKHIDRYEEHKTTVYFPRSTEAESTEKNNL